In the genome of Solibacillus silvestris, one region contains:
- a CDS encoding imidazoleglycerol-phosphate dehydratase has protein sequence MTRFSKIERDTNETKIKVELNLDGTGQADIKTGVGFMDHMLDLFIKHGLFDGKILADGDTWIDDHHTTEDIGIVLGQAFREALGDKKGIKRYGTAFVPMDDALAQVVVDCSNRPHLEYRVTPELNAKVGNFDTELVHEFLWKFALEARINLHVIVPYGHNTHHIIEAIFKATARALDAAVEIDPRVKGVPSTKGLLT, from the coding sequence ATGACACGTTTTTCAAAAATCGAACGCGATACAAATGAAACAAAAATTAAAGTAGAGCTCAACTTGGACGGTACAGGTCAAGCCGACATTAAAACAGGTGTTGGCTTTATGGACCATATGCTTGATTTATTTATAAAGCATGGATTGTTTGACGGCAAAATACTGGCGGATGGGGATACATGGATTGATGATCACCATACGACAGAAGATATCGGAATTGTGTTAGGACAAGCATTCCGTGAAGCGTTAGGCGATAAAAAAGGAATCAAACGCTACGGTACTGCATTTGTACCGATGGATGACGCGTTAGCACAAGTTGTCGTTGACTGTTCAAACCGCCCGCATTTGGAATACCGCGTTACACCGGAACTCAATGCGAAAGTAGGGAACTTTGATACAGAGCTCGTCCATGAATTTTTATGGAAATTTGCACTGGAAGCCCGCATTAACCTGCATGTCATCGTTCCTTATGGCCATAATACACACCATATTATTGAAGCTATTTTTAAAGCAACGGCACGTGCATTGGATGCAGCGGTAGAAATCGACCCACGTGTAAAAGGTGTGCCATCAACAAAGGGGCTGTTAACGTGA
- a CDS encoding ATP phosphoribosyltransferase regulatory subunit translates to MSSIKMFEKPLGMRDTLPEIYEKLELIRSTGRALLRERGYELIKTPSVEYYDTVGKASAISDARLFKLVDSQGNTLVLRPDMTTPIARVATSKLLKEKIPQRLAYFANVFRAQQREGGRPAEFDQMGIELIGDNSVYADAEVIMTAIDLVKAYQITDFKVTIGHAGVLSCILKDYTESDAQADDLNDLLVQRNFVGFEEAVLAFDLPKTKSDALLAYIADAISLPSIEAIEKYVRKNDALEYMRNLARILDAAGYEEYIAFDFTLSSHMSYYTGMLFEVFASGSGFPLGNGGRYDGLMQHFGSQVGATGFGLRVDRVFEAMPKIKVEKDEVLVLFTAERFAEALDAVQQMRAQGKQVTFQSYEGIENIEALKAHFKIINEYNSREA, encoded by the coding sequence GTGAACGCGGCTATGAATTAATTAAAACACCATCTGTAGAATATTATGATACGGTCGGGAAAGCATCTGCAATTTCCGATGCCCGACTTTTTAAATTGGTGGACAGCCAAGGGAATACGCTTGTACTACGACCTGATATGACAACACCGATTGCCCGTGTTGCGACTTCGAAATTACTGAAAGAGAAAATTCCGCAACGTCTTGCCTATTTTGCCAATGTATTCCGTGCGCAGCAGCGTGAAGGGGGACGCCCGGCTGAATTTGATCAAATGGGAATCGAACTGATCGGTGACAATTCTGTGTATGCCGATGCGGAAGTCATCATGACGGCAATCGATTTAGTAAAGGCGTATCAAATTACAGATTTCAAAGTAACAATTGGACATGCAGGTGTATTGAGCTGCATTTTAAAGGACTATACAGAAAGTGATGCACAGGCAGATGATTTAAATGATCTTCTCGTTCAACGAAATTTTGTCGGGTTTGAAGAAGCGGTACTGGCATTTGATTTACCGAAAACTAAATCCGATGCGCTGTTAGCCTATATTGCAGATGCAATCAGCCTACCTTCTATTGAAGCAATTGAAAAATATGTGCGCAAAAATGATGCGCTGGAATATATGCGAAACTTGGCAAGAATTTTGGATGCTGCCGGTTATGAAGAGTACATCGCATTTGATTTTACATTATCAAGCCATATGAGTTATTACACAGGAATGTTATTTGAAGTGTTTGCTTCAGGCAGTGGGTTCCCGTTAGGAAATGGCGGACGTTATGACGGCTTAATGCAGCACTTTGGCTCACAAGTTGGGGCAACAGGCTTTGGCTTACGCGTTGACCGTGTCTTTGAAGCAATGCCAAAAATCAAAGTCGAAAAAGATGAAGTGCTTGTATTGTTCACGGCAGAGCGTTTTGCGGAAGCACTGGATGCAGTACAACAGATGCGCGCGCAAGGAAAGCAAGTGACATTCCAATCCTATGAAGGCATCGAAAATATCGAGGCATTAAAAGCACACTTTAAAATAATTAATGAATACAATAGCAGGGAGGCGTAA
- a CDS encoding histidinol dehydrogenase, whose protein sequence is MKITILDNDISLKRQLEQGNEQQLQTVREVIQDVRAKGDAAIKYYSEKWDGFAPENLRVAECEIIEAVKSFDPQLYGDLQEAADNIYRYHNEQKRTGFQLPLEDGSYLGQRITPLDAVGLYVPGGSAAYPSSVLMNVIPAQVAGVKRIVITSPAGNDGKLPDAVLVAAHILGVTEIYKVGGAQAIAALAYGTETIAPVDKITGPGNIFVALAKREVFGEVAIDMIAGPSEICILADESAYADEIAADLLSQAEHDTLACAVLITTSDDLADAVADQVEIQLSKLPRQAIARKSIENFGHIYVAESIKDAVRAVNSLAPEHLEVITENAEKVSEMITHAGAIFIGRYSSEPVGDYFAGTNHVLPTNSTARFASGLNVDDFIKRTSVVYYSEKTWQQNAPKIARLARLEGLEGHARAVESRGWDKGEE, encoded by the coding sequence ATGAAAATAACAATTTTGGATAACGATATTTCTTTAAAACGCCAACTCGAGCAAGGCAATGAACAACAGCTGCAAACGGTACGTGAAGTCATTCAGGATGTACGTGCGAAAGGTGATGCGGCGATTAAATATTACAGTGAAAAATGGGACGGTTTTGCGCCTGAAAACTTACGCGTAGCCGAATGTGAAATCATCGAAGCGGTTAAAAGTTTTGATCCGCAATTATACGGCGATTTACAAGAAGCAGCAGATAATATTTATCGTTATCATAATGAACAAAAACGTACGGGCTTCCAGTTGCCGTTAGAAGACGGTTCGTATTTAGGGCAACGAATTACACCGCTTGATGCAGTAGGGTTATATGTACCTGGCGGATCTGCGGCTTATCCATCTTCTGTATTAATGAATGTCATCCCGGCACAAGTTGCGGGAGTGAAACGCATTGTCATTACATCACCTGCAGGAAATGACGGGAAATTGCCGGACGCTGTACTTGTTGCGGCTCATATTTTAGGTGTGACGGAAATTTATAAAGTAGGCGGTGCACAGGCGATTGCAGCACTAGCATACGGAACGGAAACGATTGCCCCTGTGGATAAAATTACAGGTCCGGGAAATATATTTGTAGCATTGGCAAAGCGTGAAGTATTCGGTGAAGTGGCGATTGATATGATTGCCGGCCCATCTGAAATTTGTATTTTAGCGGATGAAAGTGCCTATGCTGATGAGATTGCTGCAGACCTTCTGTCACAGGCAGAGCATGACACATTAGCATGTGCTGTCCTGATCACAACAAGCGATGACTTGGCAGATGCAGTGGCAGATCAAGTCGAGATTCAATTGTCAAAATTACCGCGACAGGCGATTGCTCGAAAATCGATTGAAAACTTCGGTCATATTTACGTAGCAGAATCTATTAAAGATGCGGTACGTGCTGTCAATTCATTGGCACCTGAACATTTGGAAGTCATTACGGAAAATGCTGAAAAGGTTTCGGAGATGATTACGCATGCGGGTGCGATTTTTATCGGCCGCTATAGCTCGGAGCCGGTAGGAGATTACTTTGCAGGCACGAACCACGTATTACCGACAAACTCAACAGCGCGCTTTGCAAGTGGCTTAAATGTCGATGATTTCATTAAGCGCACGAGCGTTGTTTATTATAGCGAAAAAACATGGCAACAAAATGCGCCGAAGATTGCGCGTCTTGCACGACTGGAAGGGTTGGAAGGACATGCAAGAGCGGTAGAATCGCGCGGCTGGGATAAAGGAGAAGAATAA
- a CDS encoding bifunctional phosphoribosyl-AMP cyclohydrolase/phosphoribosyl-ATP pyrophosphatase, which translates to MNVKFNDQGLITAVVQDAQSKEVLTVAYMNEESLQKTIETNETWFYSRSRQELWHKGETSGNTQKVVSIKTDCDKDALVIEVIPAGPACHNGTTSCFTESLVENERPGSVAILPQLVEVIKQREIDMPEGAYTTYLFDKGIDKICKKVGEEATEVVIGAKNRDAEEVKWESADLLYHLLVLLQEQKVDVYEVLDVLQKRHEGKKQ; encoded by the coding sequence ATGAACGTAAAATTTAATGATCAAGGCTTAATTACAGCCGTAGTACAAGATGCACAGTCAAAAGAAGTATTAACAGTAGCTTATATGAACGAAGAGTCACTCCAAAAAACGATTGAAACGAATGAAACATGGTTCTATTCACGTTCTCGTCAGGAGCTTTGGCATAAAGGGGAAACGAGTGGCAACACGCAAAAAGTAGTTTCGATTAAAACAGACTGTGACAAGGATGCGCTCGTTATTGAAGTGATTCCAGCTGGCCCAGCTTGTCATAACGGAACGACTTCATGCTTTACTGAAAGCTTGGTAGAAAACGAACGTCCAGGTTCTGTCGCGATTCTTCCGCAGCTAGTAGAAGTGATTAAACAGCGTGAAATCGATATGCCTGAAGGGGCGTACACAACATATTTATTCGATAAAGGAATCGATAAAATCTGTAAAAAAGTCGGCGAAGAAGCTACAGAAGTTGTAATCGGTGCGAAAAACCGTGACGCAGAAGAAGTGAAATGGGAATCGGCAGATCTTCTTTATCACTTATTAGTTCTTCTTCAAGAGCAAAAAGTCGATGTTTATGAAGTGCTGGATGTATTGCAAAAACGCCATGAAGGAAAGAAGCAGTAA
- the hisH gene encoding imidazole glycerol phosphate synthase, glutamine amidotransferase subunit (with HisF IGPS catalyzes the conversion of phosphoribulosyl-formimino-5-aminoimidazole-4-carboxamide ribonucleotide phosphate and glutamine to imidazole-glycerol phosphate, 5-aminoimidazol-4-carboxamide ribonucleotide, and glutamate in histidine biosynthesis; the HisH subunit provides the glutamine amidotransferase activity that produces the ammonia necessary to HisF for the synthesis of imidazole-glycerol phosphate and 5-aminoimidazol-4-carboxamide ribonucleotide), with product MKIGVIDYGMGNLFSVEQALKRLDVQVIVSSNIEQLEAADAYVLPGVGAFPDAMKRLEETGFIDFIKKTKKPLLGICLGMQLLFEESDEVEQTKGLGIFKGRIQRFTDVTRIPHMGWNELKLKQTPEWLDKEDLPQERHVYFVHSYYASGIDEMELIASADYEHVQVPGIVAKDNFTGMQFHPEKSGPFGVYLLTAWTQGVKEGVC from the coding sequence GTGAAAATAGGTGTAATTGATTATGGAATGGGCAATCTGTTTAGTGTCGAGCAGGCATTAAAACGATTGGATGTACAAGTAATTGTTTCAAGTAATATTGAACAGCTGGAAGCGGCGGATGCTTATGTACTACCGGGTGTAGGTGCATTTCCGGATGCGATGAAGCGCCTGGAAGAAACGGGATTCATCGATTTCATTAAAAAGACGAAAAAGCCGCTGCTTGGCATTTGCCTTGGGATGCAGCTATTGTTTGAAGAAAGTGATGAAGTGGAGCAAACGAAAGGTCTTGGTATTTTCAAAGGACGTATTCAGCGCTTTACTGATGTTACCCGCATACCGCATATGGGCTGGAATGAGCTGAAATTAAAGCAAACACCAGAATGGTTAGATAAAGAAGACTTGCCGCAAGAACGCCATGTCTACTTTGTTCACTCGTACTATGCGAGCGGCATCGATGAGATGGAGCTGATCGCCTCAGCTGATTATGAGCACGTACAAGTACCAGGCATCGTGGCAAAAGATAATTTTACAGGTATGCAGTTCCATCCAGAAAAGTCAGGGCCGTTTGGTGTGTATTTATTGACGGCTTGGACACAGGGAGTGAAAGAGGGCGTATGTTAA
- a CDS encoding ATP phosphoribosyltransferase: MTQLTIAMPKGRIFEEAYEMLLEAGFNLPEEVEMSRKLMIEIPEENISFILAKPMDVPVYVEHGVADIGIAGKDVLLEQRRTVHELLDLKISECYIASAGLPNTTINEIAPRIATKYPNIAMKYYKGIGEQVEIIELNGSIELAPMIGLADRIVDIVSTGRTLKENGLVEYEHIAEVSSRLIANPVSYRMKSDRIQDLVTRLKKCVK; the protein is encoded by the coding sequence ATGACACAGCTAACAATTGCGATGCCAAAAGGCCGTATTTTTGAAGAAGCTTATGAAATGTTGCTTGAAGCTGGCTTTAACCTTCCTGAAGAAGTGGAAATGTCGCGTAAACTCATGATTGAAATACCTGAGGAAAACATCAGCTTTATTTTAGCGAAACCGATGGACGTACCGGTTTATGTCGAGCATGGGGTGGCAGATATCGGAATTGCGGGTAAAGATGTATTACTGGAGCAACGTCGAACGGTCCATGAGCTGCTCGATTTAAAAATTAGCGAATGCTATATTGCTTCAGCAGGTTTGCCGAACACAACAATTAACGAAATTGCGCCGCGCATTGCAACGAAATATCCGAATATTGCGATGAAGTATTATAAAGGAATCGGCGAGCAGGTTGAGATTATTGAGCTGAACGGATCGATTGAACTGGCACCGATGATCGGCCTGGCAGATCGCATTGTCGATATCGTTTCAACGGGTCGTACATTGAAGGAAAACGGCTTAGTGGAATATGAGCATATTGCCGAAGTTTCATCCCGTTTAATCGCCAATCCTGTAAGCTATCGCATGAAAAGTGACCGCATTCAAGATTTAGTGACACGCTTGAAAAAATGTGTGAAATAA
- a CDS encoding imidazole glycerol phosphate synthase cyclase subunit (catalyzes the conversion of 5-[(5-phospho-1-deoxyribulos-1-ylamino)methylideneamino]-1-(5-phosphoribosyl)imidazole-4-carboxamideand glutamine to imidazole-glycerol phosphate, 5-aminoimidazol-4-carboxamideribonucleotide and glutamate; the HisF subunit acts as a cyclase), translating to MLTKRIIPCLDVKEGRVVKGVQFVELRDAGDPVELAKFYDEQGADELVFLDISASHEGRETMVDVVRQTAATLAIPFTVGGGIRTIDDMKRILRAGADKVSVNTSALERPQLIKEGADHFGAQCIVCAIDARYSEEDGTWMVYTHGGRNKTTWTAVDWAKEAVRLGAGEILLTSMNQDGEKSGFDLELTKAVRDAVTVPVIASGGAGNAEHFRAVLQDVDTDAALAASIFHYKETSVAEVKSYLKEKGVRVR from the coding sequence ATGTTAACAAAACGAATTATTCCATGTCTTGATGTTAAAGAAGGACGAGTTGTAAAAGGGGTACAGTTTGTAGAGTTGCGTGATGCAGGCGATCCTGTCGAGTTAGCTAAATTTTATGATGAGCAAGGCGCCGATGAGCTCGTATTTCTCGATATTTCCGCTTCACATGAAGGACGGGAAACGATGGTCGATGTTGTCCGTCAAACGGCAGCAACATTGGCGATTCCGTTTACAGTAGGCGGTGGAATCCGAACGATCGATGATATGAAACGTATTTTACGTGCGGGTGCCGATAAAGTATCGGTCAACACATCTGCACTGGAACGCCCGCAGCTCATAAAAGAAGGTGCGGATCACTTCGGGGCACAATGTATCGTTTGTGCAATCGATGCGAGGTACAGCGAAGAAGACGGCACATGGATGGTATATACTCATGGCGGCCGCAATAAAACGACATGGACAGCAGTCGATTGGGCGAAAGAAGCGGTACGACTAGGTGCCGGAGAAATTCTTCTTACATCGATGAATCAAGACGGCGAGAAATCCGGCTTTGACCTGGAATTAACGAAAGCGGTACGTGATGCGGTAACTGTACCTGTCATCGCTAGCGGCGGAGCAGGGAATGCCGAACACTTCCGTGCAGTATTGCAAGATGTTGATACAGATGCCGCATTGGCAGCGAGTATTTTCCACTATAAAGAAACAAGCGTAGCAGAAGTGAAAAGCTACTTAAAAGAAAAAGGGGTTCGTGTACGATGA